One part of the Denticeps clupeoides chromosome 16, fDenClu1.1, whole genome shotgun sequence genome encodes these proteins:
- the mapk8ip1b gene encoding C-Jun-amino-terminal kinase-interacting protein 1 isoform X1: MDSGGDGGEGWMEDQWEKWLTHDISLDEFEDEDLSEITEITDERGVSLNCNSLEIKAHVMRGANSSKGKVEAGAAGHIQAEILHLDLIDAADGVRELEVRPTGTKASAKDPTPVTMETYRPKRPTTLNLFPQVPRTQDTLNNNSLAKKYSWQEKVSRSSSPLKTAELTPPHEHICLSDEDKVQHGVGTQTKDCGTSTDAQHRRPVSSKQTHAPAPPPAAKPTKASAAGEGHRERIRYHNDVRLETTEEIYLTPVQRSADPLEPERPPMLSQAPEHGRMSVSSDNEGPPPYQPPLYDCTNSSIREQDEEMYPPSYVSCMASSEALHSGCSRDPGVTKDLADGDEGGGGEAQAQDETFSEELRNSGAPWTSMSSSEASGLSYDSVKYTLVVDEHAQLELVSLRECYHGYSDDSDSATVYDNCVSSPYESALGEEYEEDEEEEEGARVGGVRREATACLSEDSTPEADIPFSRKFLNVFMNGRSRSSSAESFGLFSCVINGEERDQSHRAVYRFVPRHDDELELEVDDPLLVEVQAEDFWYEGFNMRTGARGIFPAYYAIEVSKETEHCKVKSSDWVERYRLKFLGSVQVPYHKGNDVLCAAMQKIATSRRMTLQYNPPSTCFLEINMKGVKLEQEDYGIYDQESQCSHFFQLKNISFCGYHPKNNKYFGFITKHPADQRFACHVFVSENSTKPLAEAVGKAFQLYYKEFVEFTCPTEDIYLE; encoded by the exons ATGGACTCCGGCGGGGACGGAGGAGAGGGGTGGATGGAGGACCAGTGGGAGAAATG GCTCACCCACGACATCAGCCTGGACGAGTTTGAGGATGAGGATCTCTCGGAGATTACAGAGATTACAGATGAGAGGGGAGTGAGCCTCAACTGCAACAGTCTAGAAATTAAG GCCCATGTGATGCGGGGAGCCAATAGCAGCAAGGGGAAGGTGGAGGCTGGCGCTGCTGGACACATCCAGGCAGAAATCCTTCACTTGGACCTAATCGATGCTGCCGACGGTGTTCGCGAGCTGGAAGTCCGTCCGACCGGCACCAAAGCATCTGCCAAAGACCCCACGCCTGTCACTATGGAAACGTACCGGCCAAAGAGACCCACCACGCTCAACCTGTTCCCGCAGGTGCCTCGCACACAG GATACGCTGAACAACAATTCCCTGGCAAAGAAGTACAGCTGGCAGGAGAAGGTCTCCAGATCATCCTCCCCCCTCAAAACCG CTGAGCTGACCCCGCCCCATGAACACATATGCTTGAGCGACGAAGATAAGGTTCAGCACGGCGTCGGGACACAGACTAAAGACTGTGGAACGTCCACCGACGCCCAACACAGACGTCCCGTCTCTTCCAAGCAAACCCACGCCCCTGCCCCGCCTCCCGCTGCCAAACCCACCAAGGCCTCAGCAGCAGGGGAGGGGCACCGCGAGCGGATACGTTACCACAACGACGTGCGCCTGGAGACCACCGAGGAGATCTACCTAACTCCTGTCCAGCGCAGCGCCGACCCCCTGGAGCCAGAAAGGCCCCCAATGCTATCACAGGCCCCCGAGCACGGCCGCATGTCTGTCAGTTCCGACAATGAGGGACCCCCGCCCTATCAGCCCCCACTCTACGACTGCACAAACAGCTCCATCCGCGAGCAGGACGAGGAAATGTACCCCCCCTCCTACGTTTCCTGCATGGCGTCGTCTGAAGCCCTGCACTCCGGCTGCTCCCGAGACCCTGGGGTGACCAAGGACTTAGCTGATGGAGATGAGGGTGGTGGGGGTGAGGCCCAAGCCCAGGATGAGACCTTCTCAGAAGAGTTGAGAAATTCAGGGGCACCCTGGACTTCCATGAGCAGCTCGGAGGCGAGCGGACTCTCGTACGACTCGGTCAAATACACTCTGGTAGTTGACGAGCACGCTCAGTTGGAGCTGGTCAGCCTGCGAGAGTGTTACCACGGTTACAGTGACGACAGCGACTCGGCAACCGTCTATGACAACTGCGTGTCCTCGCCCTATGAGTCAGCGCTGGGAGAGGAGtatgaggaggacgaggaggaagaggaaggggcGAGAGTAGGTGGGGTCAGGCGAGAGGCCACCGCCTGCTTGTCAGAAGACTCCACCCCTGAGGCGGACATACCGTTCTCAAGAAAGTTCCTCAATGTTTTCATGAATGGAAGATCACGCTCCTCCA GTGCAGAGTCCTTTGGCCTGTTCTCCTGTGTTATAAATGGAGAGGAGCGAGATCAGAGTCACAGAGCAGTGTACAG atTCGTGCCTCGTCATGACGATGAGCTGGAACTGGAGGTTGATGACCCCTTGCTGGTGGAGGTCCAGGCGGAGGACTTCTGGTATGAGGGCTTCAACATGAGAACTGGAGCCCGTGGCATCTTCCCAGCATACTACGCCATCGAAGTCAGCAAAGAGACTGAGCACTGCAAAG TGAAAAGCAGTGACTGGGTGGAGCGGTACAGGCTGAAGTTCCTGGGCTCGGTCCAAGTGCCCTATCACAAAGGCAACGATGTGCTGTGTGCAGCAATGCAGAAG ATTGCAACCAGTAGGAGGATGACGTTGCAGTACAACCCACCATCTACCTGTTTTCTGGAGATCAACATGAAAGGGGTGAAGCTCGAACAAGAAGATTATGGTATTTATGACCAG GAGAGTCAGTGCAGTCACTTCTTCCAGCTGAAGAACATCTCTTTCTGTGGCTACCATCCCAAGAACAACAA GTACTTTGGCTTCATCACCAAACACCCTGCAGATCAAAGGTTTGcctgtcatgtgtttgtgtccGAAAACTCCACCAAACCTCTTGCAGAGGCTGTAGG GAAAGCCTTCCAATTGTATTATAAAGAATTTGTGGAGTTCACGTGTCCCACAGAAGACATCTACCTAGAATAG
- the mapk8ip1b gene encoding C-Jun-amino-terminal kinase-interacting protein 1 isoform X2: MEDREKRKASPPVPAGVRLTHDISLDEFEDEDLSEITEITDERGVSLNCNSLEIKAHVMRGANSSKGKVEAGAAGHIQAEILHLDLIDAADGVRELEVRPTGTKASAKDPTPVTMETYRPKRPTTLNLFPQVPRTQDTLNNNSLAKKYSWQEKVSRSSSPLKTAELTPPHEHICLSDEDKVQHGVGTQTKDCGTSTDAQHRRPVSSKQTHAPAPPPAAKPTKASAAGEGHRERIRYHNDVRLETTEEIYLTPVQRSADPLEPERPPMLSQAPEHGRMSVSSDNEGPPPYQPPLYDCTNSSIREQDEEMYPPSYVSCMASSEALHSGCSRDPGVTKDLADGDEGGGGEAQAQDETFSEELRNSGAPWTSMSSSEASGLSYDSVKYTLVVDEHAQLELVSLRECYHGYSDDSDSATVYDNCVSSPYESALGEEYEEDEEEEEGARVGGVRREATACLSEDSTPEADIPFSRKFLNVFMNGRSRSSSAESFGLFSCVINGEERDQSHRAVYRFVPRHDDELELEVDDPLLVEVQAEDFWYEGFNMRTGARGIFPAYYAIEVSKETEHCKVKSSDWVERYRLKFLGSVQVPYHKGNDVLCAAMQKIATSRRMTLQYNPPSTCFLEINMKGVKLEQEDYGIYDQESQCSHFFQLKNISFCGYHPKNNKYFGFITKHPADQRFACHVFVSENSTKPLAEAVGKAFQLYYKEFVEFTCPTEDIYLE; the protein is encoded by the exons GCTCACCCACGACATCAGCCTGGACGAGTTTGAGGATGAGGATCTCTCGGAGATTACAGAGATTACAGATGAGAGGGGAGTGAGCCTCAACTGCAACAGTCTAGAAATTAAG GCCCATGTGATGCGGGGAGCCAATAGCAGCAAGGGGAAGGTGGAGGCTGGCGCTGCTGGACACATCCAGGCAGAAATCCTTCACTTGGACCTAATCGATGCTGCCGACGGTGTTCGCGAGCTGGAAGTCCGTCCGACCGGCACCAAAGCATCTGCCAAAGACCCCACGCCTGTCACTATGGAAACGTACCGGCCAAAGAGACCCACCACGCTCAACCTGTTCCCGCAGGTGCCTCGCACACAG GATACGCTGAACAACAATTCCCTGGCAAAGAAGTACAGCTGGCAGGAGAAGGTCTCCAGATCATCCTCCCCCCTCAAAACCG CTGAGCTGACCCCGCCCCATGAACACATATGCTTGAGCGACGAAGATAAGGTTCAGCACGGCGTCGGGACACAGACTAAAGACTGTGGAACGTCCACCGACGCCCAACACAGACGTCCCGTCTCTTCCAAGCAAACCCACGCCCCTGCCCCGCCTCCCGCTGCCAAACCCACCAAGGCCTCAGCAGCAGGGGAGGGGCACCGCGAGCGGATACGTTACCACAACGACGTGCGCCTGGAGACCACCGAGGAGATCTACCTAACTCCTGTCCAGCGCAGCGCCGACCCCCTGGAGCCAGAAAGGCCCCCAATGCTATCACAGGCCCCCGAGCACGGCCGCATGTCTGTCAGTTCCGACAATGAGGGACCCCCGCCCTATCAGCCCCCACTCTACGACTGCACAAACAGCTCCATCCGCGAGCAGGACGAGGAAATGTACCCCCCCTCCTACGTTTCCTGCATGGCGTCGTCTGAAGCCCTGCACTCCGGCTGCTCCCGAGACCCTGGGGTGACCAAGGACTTAGCTGATGGAGATGAGGGTGGTGGGGGTGAGGCCCAAGCCCAGGATGAGACCTTCTCAGAAGAGTTGAGAAATTCAGGGGCACCCTGGACTTCCATGAGCAGCTCGGAGGCGAGCGGACTCTCGTACGACTCGGTCAAATACACTCTGGTAGTTGACGAGCACGCTCAGTTGGAGCTGGTCAGCCTGCGAGAGTGTTACCACGGTTACAGTGACGACAGCGACTCGGCAACCGTCTATGACAACTGCGTGTCCTCGCCCTATGAGTCAGCGCTGGGAGAGGAGtatgaggaggacgaggaggaagaggaaggggcGAGAGTAGGTGGGGTCAGGCGAGAGGCCACCGCCTGCTTGTCAGAAGACTCCACCCCTGAGGCGGACATACCGTTCTCAAGAAAGTTCCTCAATGTTTTCATGAATGGAAGATCACGCTCCTCCA GTGCAGAGTCCTTTGGCCTGTTCTCCTGTGTTATAAATGGAGAGGAGCGAGATCAGAGTCACAGAGCAGTGTACAG atTCGTGCCTCGTCATGACGATGAGCTGGAACTGGAGGTTGATGACCCCTTGCTGGTGGAGGTCCAGGCGGAGGACTTCTGGTATGAGGGCTTCAACATGAGAACTGGAGCCCGTGGCATCTTCCCAGCATACTACGCCATCGAAGTCAGCAAAGAGACTGAGCACTGCAAAG TGAAAAGCAGTGACTGGGTGGAGCGGTACAGGCTGAAGTTCCTGGGCTCGGTCCAAGTGCCCTATCACAAAGGCAACGATGTGCTGTGTGCAGCAATGCAGAAG ATTGCAACCAGTAGGAGGATGACGTTGCAGTACAACCCACCATCTACCTGTTTTCTGGAGATCAACATGAAAGGGGTGAAGCTCGAACAAGAAGATTATGGTATTTATGACCAG GAGAGTCAGTGCAGTCACTTCTTCCAGCTGAAGAACATCTCTTTCTGTGGCTACCATCCCAAGAACAACAA GTACTTTGGCTTCATCACCAAACACCCTGCAGATCAAAGGTTTGcctgtcatgtgtttgtgtccGAAAACTCCACCAAACCTCTTGCAGAGGCTGTAGG GAAAGCCTTCCAATTGTATTATAAAGAATTTGTGGAGTTCACGTGTCCCACAGAAGACATCTACCTAGAATAG